From Calonectris borealis chromosome 7, bCalBor7.hap1.2, whole genome shotgun sequence, one genomic window encodes:
- the AS3MT gene encoding arsenite methyltransferase yields the protein MATPCGGQIHREVQDYYGKVLQKSEDLKTNACITSARPLPKVVRDALERVHEEVVTRYYGCGLVIPECLASCRILDLGSGSGRDCYLLSQLVGERGHVTGIDMTEGQVEVAKKHIAYHMDKFGYRKPNVEFLQGYMEKLGDAVLADESYDIVISNCVINLVPDKRAVLREAYRVLKPGGEMYFSDVYASQHLSETVRKHSVLWGECLAGALYWRDLYSIAEEVGFSPPCLVTASPITIGDKELEGIIGDCRFVSATFRLFKVPGSSRTGPGQVIYNGGIVGHERELVFDANFTFKEGEVVDVDAEMAAILRSSRFAEEFLIRGSRANAAASQSCCRKEMKEKICDPFQLLERLAAPVPACHPGGTCGPLGCC from the exons A TGGCAACCCCCTGCGGAGGGCAGATCCACCGGGAGGTGCAG GATTACTATGGCAAAGTGCTGCAGAAGTCGGAGGACCTGAAAACCAATGCGTGCATCACCTCGGCCAGGCCCCTTCCCAAGGTGGTGAGAGATGCTTTGGAGCGTGTCCATGAGGAGGTGGTGACCAG GTACTACGGCTGCGGTCTGGTGATCCCCGAGTGCCTGGCGTCGTGCCGGATCCTGGACCTGGGCAGTGGCAGCGGCAGGGACTGCTACCTGCTGAGCCAGCTGGTTGGGGAGCGGGGCCATGTCACCGGGATAGACATGACCGAGGGCCAG gtTGAGGTGGCGAAGAAGCACATTGCCTACCACATGGACAAGTTTGGCTACCGAAAGCCGAACGTGGAGTTCCTCCAGGGCTACATGGAGAAGCTGGGTGACGCTGTGCTGGCCGACGAGAGCTACGATATTGTCAT CTCCAACTGCGTGATCAACCTCGTCCCCGACAAGAGGGCCGTGCTGCGGGAGGCCTACCGTGTGCTGAAG CCTGGGGGAGAGATGTACTTCAGTGATGTCTACGCCAGCCAGCACCTGAGCGAGACCGTCCGGAAGCACAGCGTGCTGTGGG GGGAGTGCCTGGCGGGAGCCCTGTACTGGAGAGACCTGTACAGCATCGCCGAGGAGGTGGGGTTCAGCCCCCCTTGCCTGGTCACCGCCAGCCCCATCACCATTGGCGACAAGGAGCTGGAGGGCATCATCG GCGACTGCCGCTTCGTCTCTGCGACTTTCCGCCTGTTCAAGGTGCCAGGTAGCAGCCGGACTGGGCCAGGACAGGTCATCTACAACGGTGGGATCGTGGGGCACGAGCGAGAGCTGGTGTTTGACGCCAACTTCACCTTCAAG gaaggagaggtggtggatgTGGATGCCGAGATGGCCGCGATCTTGCGGAGCTCTAGGTTTGCAGAGGAGTTCCTGATCCGAGGCAGCAGGGCCAACGCTGCCGCATCGCAGAGCTGCTGTCGCAAGGAGATGAAG GAGAAGATCTGCGATCCCTTCCAGCTGCTGGAGCGGCTGGCGGCCCCAGTTCCTGCCTGCCATCCCGGTGGCACCTGTGGtcccctggggtgctgctga